The Deltaproteobacteria bacterium genome has a window encoding:
- a CDS encoding endonuclease III: MTREERAKGILRILNRLYPHPQVPLNYSTSFSLLVAVLLSAQCTDKRVNSVMPNLLAVADSAAKMAIVPPKIIEEIIRPCGLSKRK, encoded by the coding sequence ATGACTAGAGAAGAGCGAGCAAAGGGAATTTTACGCATATTAAATAGGCTATATCCTCATCCTCAGGTTCCGCTAAATTATTCAACTTCCTTTTCTTTGTTAGTAGCCGTTCTTCTATCGGCTCAGTGTACAGATAAGCGAGTTAACTCCGTCATGCCGAATTTACTAGCCGTAGCTGACTCGGCTGCGAAAATGGCGATTGTGCCACCAAAAATTATTGAGGAAATAATTCGTCCTTGTGGTCTTTCTAAGCGGAAGG